One stretch of Nitrospirota bacterium DNA includes these proteins:
- a CDS encoding radical SAM protein, whose product MNNSNVASHPAYKFSPVCEKYPLTLEVELFRGCNIWPPCPMCALKSIAGDNGYRPMRHLDSRIMEENRDLFLNVHHIFFCGLGELLLSKSFFYFLEHFDPRIPFSFFSNGQLLDKENVEKLIPHNVKDIGLSIDAGTEGTYRKIRGHGSYTLEKTLGNVAYLVKRFQEQQKDTRIMLLFVIMKENYRELPQFIENGIKIGIRNFKTWHMRKQSYENDYRDHTRNGFHFRYAEQAILEHRDLYEDFKRVRERCMQIAEAHRVIFETEYTRENEFFS is encoded by the coding sequence GTGAATAATTCCAATGTTGCGTCGCATCCTGCATACAAGTTTTCCCCTGTGTGCGAGAAATATCCTCTCACGCTGGAAGTCGAGCTCTTCAGGGGATGCAATATATGGCCACCCTGCCCTATGTGTGCCCTGAAATCCATAGCCGGAGATAACGGCTACCGGCCGATGAGACATCTGGACAGCAGGATAATGGAGGAAAACAGGGACCTGTTTCTCAATGTGCACCATATCTTCTTTTGCGGGCTGGGAGAATTGTTGCTGTCAAAGTCTTTTTTTTATTTTCTTGAGCATTTTGACCCCCGTATTCCTTTCAGTTTTTTTTCGAATGGACAATTGCTGGACAAAGAAAACGTGGAAAAACTGATACCCCACAACGTGAAGGATATCGGTCTCAGCATCGACGCCGGCACAGAAGGGACATATCGGAAAATCAGGGGGCACGGCAGCTATACGCTCGAAAAAACCCTCGGGAATGTCGCATATCTTGTAAAAAGGTTTCAGGAACAGCAGAAGGATACCAGGATCATGCTGCTGTTTGTGATCATGAAGGAGAACTACCGGGAACTGCCGCAGTTCATCGAAAACGGCATAAAAATCGGCATCAGGAATTTCAAGACATGGCATATGAGAAAGCAGAGTTACGAGAATGATTACAGAGATCATACGCGGAACGGGTTTCATTTCAGATACGCTGAACAGGCCATACTCGAACACAGAGACCTGTATGAGGATTTCAAGCGCGTCAGGGAGAGATGTATGCAGATCGCGGAAGCGCACAGGGTGATTTTCGAAACAGAATATACCAGGGAGAATGAATTTTTCAGCTGA